From the Synechococcus sp. HK01-R genome, one window contains:
- the arfB gene encoding alternative ribosome rescue aminoacyl-tRNA hydrolase ArfB: MHCIVNDRLVIPAAELQWRFSRASGPGGQGVNTTDSRVELVFDLERSSALGPFRRARLKERLSTRLDGTCLRLVVAEERSQWQNRQLALVRLGDLLREGLKAPPPERRATRPGRGAVRRRLEAKGRRSALKRRRQGKPSLDD; the protein is encoded by the coding sequence CTGCACTGCATCGTCAACGACCGCCTGGTGATCCCCGCCGCTGAGCTTCAGTGGCGGTTTTCTCGTGCCTCTGGTCCTGGTGGTCAGGGGGTGAACACCACCGATTCCAGGGTGGAGCTGGTGTTTGATCTGGAGCGGTCGTCGGCCCTTGGTCCGTTTCGTCGCGCGCGCTTGAAGGAGCGTCTGAGCACTCGACTTGATGGCACCTGTCTGCGGCTGGTGGTGGCGGAAGAGCGCTCCCAGTGGCAGAACCGTCAGTTGGCTCTCGTGCGCTTGGGGGATCTGCTCAGGGAGGGATTGAAAGCACCCCCACCAGAGCGGCGTGCCACCCGTCCCGGACGGGGTGCGGTGCGGCGTCGCCTCGAGGCCAAGGGGCGGCGTAGCGCCCTCAAGCGGCGGCGTCAGGGCAAACCATCGCTGGATGATTAA
- the speE gene encoding polyamine aminopropyltransferase, with the protein MNHDAAASTSGWIDEPHQGVRYGLAGRVIAEEQSPFQRVTIIESERYGKGLLLDGCWMTAERQERHYHESIVHPALCSAAQIERVLVIGGGDGGTARECLRHAGVQHLDMVEIDGLVVEWSQQHLPSIGGGCWSDPRFHLTVGDGIAWAANASDASYDVVIVDGSDPAGPAEGLFNRAFFEQCRRILKPGGVFATQSESPEAFRQVHIDTVKVIREVFGHADPMYGWVPMYPSGWWSWTFAATDSPRYRRPDPVRAAAVAEGCEIWSPRWQCGAFDAVPAFVQRELA; encoded by the coding sequence ATGAACCACGATGCTGCGGCATCCACCTCCGGCTGGATCGACGAACCCCATCAGGGGGTGCGTTACGGCCTGGCCGGGCGCGTGATCGCCGAGGAGCAATCCCCGTTCCAACGGGTCACGATCATTGAGAGCGAGCGCTACGGCAAAGGCCTGCTACTCGATGGTTGCTGGATGACCGCCGAACGCCAGGAGCGGCACTACCACGAATCAATCGTGCATCCAGCCCTTTGCAGCGCCGCACAGATTGAGCGAGTGCTGGTGATTGGCGGTGGGGACGGCGGCACCGCCCGCGAGTGCCTGCGCCATGCCGGCGTGCAGCACCTCGACATGGTGGAGATCGATGGGCTGGTGGTGGAGTGGAGCCAGCAGCACCTGCCCTCCATCGGCGGAGGCTGCTGGAGCGATCCCCGCTTCCATCTCACCGTGGGGGATGGCATCGCCTGGGCCGCGAATGCCTCCGACGCCAGCTACGACGTGGTGATCGTTGATGGATCCGATCCCGCTGGCCCAGCCGAAGGATTGTTCAACCGTGCCTTCTTCGAGCAGTGCCGCCGCATCCTGAAACCGGGCGGTGTGTTTGCCACCCAGAGCGAATCACCCGAAGCGTTCCGGCAGGTGCACATCGACACCGTGAAGGTGATCCGCGAGGTGTTCGGCCACGCGGATCCGATGTATGGATGGGTGCCGATGTACCCCAGCGGCTGGTGGAGCTGGACCTTTGCCGCCACCGACAGCCCGCGTTACCGACGACCCGACCCAGTGCGGGCCGCCGCCGTCGCCGAGGGCTGTGAGATCTGGAGCCCCCGCTGGCAATGCGGTGCCTTTGATGCCGTGCCTGCCTTTGTTCAACGGGAGCTCGCTTGA
- the speB gene encoding agmatinase translates to MDTTTINTQLLNTDLFDTDGAIYMGSQRDPAGCRVGLFGVPYDGTTSFRPGTRFGPGAIREVSNGLETYCPQLDQDLEDLNFADLGAVDIPFGAPEPVVAAVKQATETVLALGLKPLMLGGEHSISSGAVAAVAARHPDLVLVQLDAHADLRHEWLGASHSHACAMRRCLEVLPSQQLLQIAIRSGTREEFSELRNTGRLVAIERMTDALKPLRGQPIYLTVDLDWFDPAVMAGTGTPEPGGFHWGDFATLVDELRHHQLVAADVVELAPQLDPSGVSSVLASKVTRSLLMLLHQ, encoded by the coding sequence ATGGACACGACCACCATCAACACCCAACTGCTCAACACCGATCTGTTTGATACCGACGGAGCCATCTACATGGGCAGCCAGCGGGACCCTGCCGGCTGCCGCGTGGGGCTGTTCGGCGTCCCCTACGACGGCACCACCTCCTTTCGCCCCGGAACCCGATTCGGACCGGGGGCCATCCGGGAGGTAAGCAACGGTCTCGAGACCTATTGCCCCCAACTGGACCAAGACCTGGAGGACCTGAACTTCGCGGACCTCGGCGCCGTGGACATCCCCTTCGGAGCACCTGAACCCGTGGTAGCCGCGGTGAAACAGGCCACCGAAACCGTGCTGGCCCTTGGCCTCAAGCCACTGATGCTGGGCGGCGAACACTCAATCAGCTCCGGAGCAGTCGCAGCCGTGGCGGCACGACACCCCGACCTGGTACTGGTCCAGCTCGATGCCCACGCCGACTTGCGCCATGAATGGCTTGGAGCCAGCCACAGCCACGCCTGCGCCATGCGCCGCTGCCTGGAGGTGCTGCCCAGCCAACAGCTGCTGCAGATCGCCATTCGCAGCGGCACCCGGGAAGAATTTTCAGAACTGCGCAACACAGGCCGTCTGGTGGCGATTGAACGAATGACCGACGCCCTTAAGCCACTGCGGGGCCAACCGATCTATCTCACGGTTGATCTGGATTGGTTTGACCCGGCCGTCATGGCCGGCACCGGCACCCCGGAACCAGGCGGATTCCATTGGGGCGACTTCGCAACCCTCGTGGATGAATTACGTCACCATCAGCTCGTCGCCGCCGATGTGGTGGAACTGGCTCCGCAGTTGGATCCTTCAGGTGTGAGCAGCGTGCTGGCCAGCAAAGTGACCCGCAGCCTCCTGATGCTGCTGCATCAATAG
- a CDS encoding Crp/Fnr family transcriptional regulator, with the protein MGEPSALIATSPLPSPVELIAEHAHADQHTVPTGAILFRRSEPVQAIYALERGLVELSAPGAGRLRYGAGEVFFYEDLAGNRLHHSRDARALTPVAFVRLPRISFLELVHRHPTMVLSLLERQHSRLREQRLDACHFY; encoded by the coding sequence GTGGGGGAACCCTCTGCCTTGATTGCCACCAGCCCTTTGCCTTCGCCGGTGGAGTTAATTGCAGAACACGCCCACGCCGATCAGCACACGGTGCCGACGGGCGCGATCCTGTTCCGACGTTCCGAGCCCGTGCAGGCCATCTATGCCCTTGAGCGGGGGCTGGTTGAGTTGTCTGCCCCAGGTGCCGGCCGGCTTCGTTACGGCGCCGGTGAGGTGTTCTTCTATGAAGACCTGGCAGGAAACCGTCTGCATCACAGCCGTGATGCCCGGGCCTTGACGCCGGTGGCCTTCGTGCGTCTGCCTCGCATCAGCTTTTTGGAGCTGGTCCACCGCCACCCGACCATGGTGCTGAGCCTGCTGGAGCGGCAGCACAGCCGACTGCGGGAGCAGCGGCTGGATGCCTGCCATTTCTATTGA